The DNA sequence TTTTTTCACGGAATGGTCCGGTGGGGAGCCCCTCGCCTCCCAGTCGCGAGGCGTTCACGAACTTCCCGGCGCCCCGGTTTTCCCTTTTTCCCCTTCGTAGGAGATCCGGTAGATCGCACCCGCCTTGTCGTCGGAGACAAGAAGCGCCCCGTCGGGCATCACGAGGAGATCCACCGGGCGTCCCCATGCCCGTCCTTCCGACAGCCAGCCCTCCGCGAACACCTCGTATCCCGTTGCCCGGCCGCTTTCGACACGGACGAGGGTTACCCGATATCCGATGGGCGTGCTCCGGTTCCACGACCCGTGCTCCGCAATGAATATATGGCCCCGGTACTTCTCCGGAAACATCGTCCCGGTGTAGAAACGCATCCCGAGGGCAGCCACATGGGGCCCGAGCTCCCATGCCGGAGGGACGAATTCCTCCCGAATCTTTTTCTTTCCGAACTCCGGGTCGGGGATCTCCTTTCCGTGCCGGTACGGAAAACCGAAGTGGAGCCCCTTCCCCGGTGCGTGGTTCAGTTCGTCGGGGGGGAGGTCGTCATCGAGCCAGTCCCTCCCGTTGTCCGTAAACCAGAGCTCCTTCGTGGATGGGTCCCAGTCGAACCCGACGGTGTTCCGCACGCCGCGGGCGAACGTTTCCTGTCCGGTTCCGTCGGGCCGCAT is a window from the Candidatus Deferrimicrobiaceae bacterium genome containing:
- a CDS encoding PQQ-dependent sugar dehydrogenase, whose protein sequence is MIPGRVLLVLMTVLFSFLFLSPAACDTSSRLKSIRLPAGFKVEMYAPDVPGARSLALGDRGTVFVGTRGEGKVYAVVNPGGVPGGAKVIVLAKGLHSPNGVAFRDGALYVAEISRILRFDRIESRLADPGSPVVVNDGFPRETHHGWKFIAFGPDGRLYVPVGAPCNVCEREDPRFASIQRMRPDGTGQETFARGVRNTVGFDWDPSTKELWFTDNGRDWLDDDLPPDELNHAPGKGLHFGFPYRHGKEIPDPEFGKKKIREEFVPPAWELGPHVAALGMRFYTGTMFPEKYRGHIFIAEHGSWNRSTPIGYRVTLVRVESGRATGYEVFAEGWLSEGRAWGRPVDLLVMPDGALLVSDDKAGAIYRISYEGEKGKTGAPGSS